The Ictidomys tridecemlineatus isolate mIctTri1 chromosome 6, mIctTri1.hap1, whole genome shotgun sequence genome includes a region encoding these proteins:
- the Pheta2 gene encoding sesquipedalian-2, which translates to MKLNKRSVTHYALSDSPADHTGFLRTWGGPGTPPTPSGTGRRCWFVLKGNLLFSFESREGRVPLSLVVLEGCTVELAEAPVPEEFAFAIRFDAPGVRPHLLAADGQAAQEAWVKALSRASFGYMRLVVRELEGQLQEARQSLALHRCATWKVAGSRCKPQAPNHSSPSPENGHFLPSDCSPMGSSEEGGSRPAGRDLAEWELQGPASFLLGKGQSPVSPETSCFSTLHDWYGQEIVELRRGWQQRVLGSPPECKP; encoded by the coding sequence ATGAAGCTTAACAAGAGGAGTGTGACCCACTACGCACTGAGTGACTCCCCCGCAGACCACACAGGCTTCTTGCGCACTTGGGGGGGTCCAGggaccccacccacccccagtgGCACGGGCCGAAGATGCTGGTTTGTCCTTAAGGGCAATCTGCTATTCTCCTTTGAGAGCCGCGAGGGCCGGGTCCCGCTGAGCCTGGTTGTGCTGGAGGGCTGCACCGTGGAACTGGCCGAGGCTCCGGTGCCTGAGGAGTTCGCCTTTGCCATCCGCTTTGACGCCCCAGGAGTGCGCCCACACCTGCTGGCAGCAGATGGGCAAGCGGCCCAAGAGGCCTGGGTAAAGGCGCTGTCCCGGGCCAGCTTTGGCTACATGCGCTTGGTGGTCCGTGAGCTGGAAGGCCAATTGCAGGAAGCTCGCCAGAGCCTGGCCTTGCACCGCTGTGCCACCTGGAAGGTGGCTGGCAGCCGCTGTAAGCCACAGGCTCCCAACCACTCGTCTCCAAGTCCAGAGAATGGACACTTTCTCCCCAGTGACTGCAGCCCCATGGGTTCCAGTGAAGAAGGGGGCAGCAGACCAGCAGGGCGGGATTTGGCTGAGTGGGAGTTGCAGGGCCCTGCCAGCTTCCTCCTAGGCAAGGGGCAGAGCCCTGTGTCCCCTGAGACCTCCTGCTTCTCTACCCTCCACGACTGGTATGGTCAGGAGATTGTGGAACTGAGGCGGGGGTGGCAGCAAAGGGTCCTGGGGAGCCCGCCAGAATGCAAGCCATAG
- the Smdt1 gene encoding essential MCU regulator, mitochondrial has product MASGAARWLALAPVRCGVTRSGPILKKGGDVSATRGSSGRSLVPSRSVIVTRSGAILPKPVKMSFGLLRVFSIVIPFLYVGTLISKNFAALLEEHDIFVPEDDDDDD; this is encoded by the exons ATGGCGTCCGGAGCAGCTCGCTGGCTGGCGTTAGCACCTGTCCGATGCGGGGTTACCCGGAGTGGGCCGATCTTGAAGAAAGGTGGCGATGTCTCCGCCACACGGGGCAGCTCAGGTCGGAGCCTGGTACCGTCGAGGTCAGTCATCGTTACCCGCAGCGGCGCCATTTTGCCTAAACCTGTGAAA ATGTCCTTTGGCCTTCTCCGTGTGTTCTCCATTGTGATCCCCTTTCTGTATGTTGGGACGCTTATTAGCAAGAACTTTGCTGCTCTACTTGAGGAGCATGACATTTTTGTCCCAGAGGATGATGACGACGATGACTAA